In one window of Maribacter sp. BPC-D8 DNA:
- a CDS encoding peptide MFS transporter, with translation MTESTEFSDQKQIFGHPQGLFYLFFAELWERFSFYGMRALLTLYMIDVIFKALAERDYATAAVYSSYGSLVYASTVIGGKLSDKILGMRNSIFLGGILMSIGHFVLAVEDDMAFFFALSLIIVGNGFFKPNISTFVGTLYEKGDPKKDSGFTIFYMGINIGGWVAPLLCGWLAATYGWHYGFGLAGIGMLTGLIVFWRGIQANVFGDRGLPPNEHVLEKKVLGIKQGILVPVLAVLSAPLIALLLASYKAVATDGMFADQNIVNIIFTGIGIAVLAYLAYEMYKANVKERKELFVAVLLTFFMTIFWGFHELSGSVITLFAARNIDLEGIMSAAQTNSLNSMFIIILAIPISMMWTWLSKKKWNPRTPYKFGLGLLFAGISFYVLALSGGSANESGFVPFTYLLLMYFLLSVGELFMSPVGLSKMTDLAPMRLIAFIMGVWFLSSAFAFQIVGFIGKQLAIESTDGEVSGFATLTVYTDGFMLIAKYALGAGVIVLLASPLIKKLMGKVH, from the coding sequence ATGACTGAAAGTACTGAATTTTCAGACCAAAAGCAGATTTTTGGACACCCGCAGGGTTTATTTTACTTATTCTTTGCAGAGTTATGGGAGCGTTTTAGCTTCTACGGTATGCGAGCGTTATTGACGCTTTACATGATCGATGTAATCTTCAAGGCCTTGGCAGAAAGAGATTATGCAACAGCAGCTGTTTACTCATCCTACGGATCATTAGTTTATGCCTCTACAGTTATCGGAGGAAAATTATCGGATAAGATTTTAGGAATGCGTAATTCTATTTTCTTAGGCGGTATTTTAATGTCTATAGGTCACTTTGTTTTGGCAGTAGAAGACGACATGGCTTTCTTTTTTGCCCTATCGTTAATCATTGTAGGTAACGGATTCTTTAAGCCAAATATCTCAACGTTCGTAGGTACGTTGTATGAGAAAGGTGATCCTAAAAAAGATTCTGGTTTTACCATTTTCTATATGGGTATTAATATTGGTGGTTGGGTAGCTCCACTTTTGTGTGGTTGGCTAGCGGCTACCTATGGCTGGCACTATGGTTTTGGCTTGGCAGGTATTGGTATGTTGACCGGTCTAATTGTTTTTTGGAGAGGTATACAAGCGAATGTATTTGGTGATAGAGGGTTGCCCCCAAATGAGCATGTATTAGAGAAAAAAGTACTTGGTATTAAACAGGGTATTCTTGTACCTGTACTAGCGGTACTTTCAGCACCATTAATAGCACTATTGTTGGCATCTTATAAAGCGGTTGCTACAGATGGTATGTTTGCTGATCAGAACATTGTAAATATTATCTTCACTGGTATTGGTATTGCGGTATTGGCTTACCTAGCCTATGAAATGTACAAGGCAAATGTTAAGGAAAGAAAAGAGCTGTTTGTAGCTGTTTTACTTACATTTTTCATGACTATATTCTGGGGTTTCCATGAATTGTCTGGTAGTGTAATTACTTTGTTTGCAGCTAGAAATATTGATTTAGAAGGCATCATGTCTGCTGCGCAAACAAATTCATTGAACTCGATGTTCATTATTATATTGGCTATTCCGATTTCAATGATGTGGACTTGGTTAAGCAAGAAAAAATGGAATCCTAGAACTCCTTATAAATTCGGATTAGGATTGCTTTTTGCAGGTATTAGTTTTTATGTACTAGCATTAAGTGGTGGTAGTGCCAACGAAAGCGGATTTGTTCCCTTTACATACCTTTTGTTAATGTATTTCTTATTGTCGGTTGGTGAGCTATTTATGTCACCAGTAGGTCTATCTAAAATGACCGATTTAGCACCGATGAGATTGATCGCCTTTATTATGGGTGTTTGGTTTTTATCATCCGCTTTTGCATTTCAGATAGTAGGTTTTATAGGTAAACAATTAGCTATCGAAAGTACAGATGGCGAGGTAAGCGGATTTGCAACTTTAACTGTGTATACAGATGGTTTTATGCTTATTGCAAAATATGCTTTAGGTGCAGGTGTTATCGTTCTTTTAGCATCACCGTTAATTAAAAAGTTAATGGGTAAAGTACATTAA
- a CDS encoding ComEC/Rec2 family competence protein produces the protein MKLLAFIPIRLTLLLIAGILIGYFFSFNLIYTLLFTVFLFLLLAVIFFFEKNTKSVLFGTIAALTFVSLGIYSYTAAQPINLNSHYSNHQSTKNELWTLKIKEVLKPNQFSTRYFASVKNIGNEHVSGTILITIPKDSTNLNLAIDDEFVTYAEAKAISPPLNPHQFNYKKYLKNLGVYHSIRIEHDGLVKIKNSQTTLLGIAASARNHIIKKLDKENFGADELGVIQALLLGQRSDISEETYTNYQKAGAVHILAVSGLHIGILLLVIQFLLSPLKNIPNGRTLILILSVLFLWMFAFIAGLSASIIRATTMFTFVAYALYLNRPSNTFNILAISILFILLFINPNLLFQVGFQMSYAAVFAILWIFPLLKQLWFPKNKVVRYFWQLLCVSIAAQLGVLPISLFYFHQFPGLFFISNLVIVPALGLILGMGILVIALSLLNWLPNPLVWFYNEIISLMNSLIAWVAKQESFIFSAISFDFIQLLLSVLVLVMGIELCTKFNYKRIVFFLLSILCFQGWTIYQEYEAHNKSEVLVLHQTRKSIVLNRNGGDLSILTNPNNTPDYLISDYKTAERIDSVQYDSLKNSYAFEDELLLIIDSTGIYPKSTSFKILLTQSPKINLDRLLDSINPKVIIADGSNYKSYIDRWEATCLKNKIPFHYTGEKGTYYFE, from the coding sequence ATGAAGCTCTTAGCGTTTATTCCTATCAGATTAACGCTTTTACTCATTGCTGGAATCTTAATAGGTTACTTTTTTTCCTTTAATTTAATATATACGCTTCTCTTTACCGTTTTTCTTTTTCTACTACTTGCTGTAATTTTCTTTTTTGAGAAGAATACAAAATCGGTTTTATTTGGAACAATTGCCGCGCTAACATTTGTATCATTAGGCATCTACAGTTATACTGCTGCACAACCCATAAATCTCAACAGTCATTACAGTAATCACCAAAGTACCAAGAACGAATTATGGACGCTAAAAATCAAAGAGGTTCTAAAACCCAATCAGTTTTCGACCCGCTATTTTGCCTCTGTAAAAAATATCGGCAATGAGCATGTAAGTGGTACTATTCTTATAACTATACCCAAAGATTCAACAAATTTAAACTTAGCTATTGATGATGAATTTGTGACTTATGCCGAAGCTAAAGCTATTTCTCCTCCTCTAAATCCGCATCAATTTAATTATAAAAAATATCTGAAGAATTTAGGTGTATACCATAGTATACGAATCGAGCATGATGGACTAGTTAAAATCAAAAATTCGCAAACAACCCTTCTCGGTATCGCTGCCAGCGCTCGAAATCATATTATTAAAAAACTTGATAAAGAAAATTTCGGAGCAGATGAATTAGGAGTCATACAGGCCCTATTACTTGGGCAGCGTTCAGATATATCAGAAGAAACGTATACCAACTACCAGAAAGCTGGTGCTGTGCATATTTTAGCAGTATCTGGACTACACATTGGTATTCTACTCTTAGTTATTCAATTTTTATTGAGTCCGCTGAAAAACATACCTAATGGGCGAACTCTTATTTTAATTCTTTCGGTTCTCTTTTTATGGATGTTTGCCTTTATTGCAGGGTTGTCTGCTAGTATTATTCGAGCAACTACGATGTTTACTTTCGTGGCGTATGCCTTGTATTTGAACCGACCTAGCAATACGTTTAATATACTTGCGATTTCCATTTTATTTATTCTACTATTCATTAATCCGAATTTGCTATTTCAAGTCGGATTTCAAATGAGCTATGCGGCTGTTTTTGCTATACTTTGGATTTTTCCCTTGCTCAAACAATTATGGTTTCCGAAGAATAAAGTGGTCCGTTACTTTTGGCAACTGTTATGTGTTAGTATAGCCGCACAATTAGGAGTTCTACCAATTAGTCTATTCTATTTTCATCAGTTTCCGGGATTGTTCTTTATTTCAAATTTAGTGATTGTACCTGCTTTAGGATTGATTCTTGGTATGGGTATTTTAGTGATAGCATTATCACTATTAAATTGGCTCCCCAATCCATTAGTCTGGTTTTACAATGAAATCATCAGTTTAATGAATAGCTTAATAGCTTGGGTGGCAAAACAAGAAAGTTTTATTTTCAGTGCTATCTCTTTCGATTTTATTCAGTTATTATTAAGTGTTTTGGTTCTGGTAATGGGAATTGAACTTTGCACAAAATTCAACTACAAACGAATAGTTTTCTTTTTATTAAGCATTCTATGTTTTCAAGGCTGGACAATCTATCAGGAATATGAAGCTCATAACAAGTCGGAAGTATTAGTGCTTCATCAAACGAGAAAGAGCATCGTTCTTAACAGAAACGGAGGTGATTTATCCATCCTAACAAATCCTAATAACACTCCAGATTATTTGATTTCAGATTATAAAACTGCTGAACGCATAGATTCCGTTCAATATGATTCTTTAAAAAACAGCTATGCTTTTGAAGATGAATTACTTTTGATTATTGATAGCACAGGAATTTATCCGAAGTCAACATCCTTTAAAATCTTATTGACGCAATCACCGAAAATCAACCTAGACAGATTGCTTGATAGCATCAACCCAAAAGTGATTATCGCAGATGGTAGCAACTACAAAAGTTATATTGACCGTTGGGAAGCTACTTGTTTAAAAAACAAAATCCCTTTTCACTATACTGGCGAAAAGGGAACTTATTATTTTGAGTAG
- a CDS encoding C40 family peptidase has product MRILPYFFIICFLASCGVKKTSTSDKERKISVAAANNARTGNVAQPTRTEERRVITSSTHTKADEIINTALSFSGTRYKFGGTTKKGMDCSGLLYISFGEHDVQLPRTSIHMAEEGHRVTVKNVEKGDLLFFKTSRGSKRINHVGMVVGTDNNEITFIHASTSRGVTVSSLRDGFWNQAFVKATRIL; this is encoded by the coding sequence ATGCGCATATTACCATACTTTTTTATCATTTGCTTTTTAGCCAGTTGCGGAGTCAAAAAGACGAGCACTTCTGACAAGGAGCGTAAAATATCTGTTGCTGCAGCAAATAATGCCAGAACAGGTAACGTTGCCCAACCTACAAGAACAGAAGAACGAAGAGTAATAACTTCTTCAACGCACACAAAGGCCGACGAGATTATTAATACAGCCCTTTCATTTTCTGGAACACGCTATAAGTTTGGTGGCACCACCAAAAAAGGAATGGATTGCTCTGGTCTACTATATATTTCTTTTGGTGAACATGATGTGCAACTGCCTAGAACTTCTATTCACATGGCAGAAGAAGGTCATCGTGTTACGGTTAAAAATGTTGAGAAGGGCGACTTGCTATTTTTTAAGACTTCAAGAGGTTCTAAACGTATTAACCATGTAGGTATGGTTGTAGGTACAGACAATAACGAAATTACATTTATACACGCATCAACATCTCGTGGTGTTACCGTCTCATCTTTACGAGACGGATTCTGGAACCAAGCATTCGTAAAGGCTACAAGAATATTATAG
- the lpxB gene encoding lipid-A-disaccharide synthase translates to MKYYIIAGEASGDLHGSNLIKALKKQDPNADIRCWGGDLMQQAGGTLAKHYKELAFMGFIEVLLNLNSIFKNIKFCKQDIAAFNPDAIIFIDYSGFNLRIAKWAKENNFQTNYYISPQIWASREGRIEKIKATVDHMYVILPFEKEFYEKKHNYPVNFVGHPLLDAIDNRPELNETQFRSDNGIDPIKPIIALLPGSRKQEVQKMLSLMLSLTNDFAEYEFVIAGAPSLDKEFYAAFLSNANVKFIQNKTYDLLSISTAALVTSGTATLETALFKVPQVVCYKANWISYQIAKRIITLEYISLVNLIMKKEVVKELIQDDFTKQNLKKELTLILDGEARSKQLAEYDELIAKLGGSGASAEAASLIIANAKVS, encoded by the coding sequence ATGAAGTACTACATAATTGCAGGCGAAGCTTCTGGTGATCTTCATGGCTCTAATTTAATTAAGGCACTGAAGAAACAAGACCCGAATGCCGACATTAGATGTTGGGGTGGAGATTTAATGCAACAAGCTGGCGGAACTCTAGCCAAGCACTACAAAGAATTGGCTTTTATGGGATTCATCGAAGTCCTTCTCAACCTAAACTCCATTTTTAAAAATATAAAATTCTGTAAGCAAGACATTGCAGCCTTTAATCCTGATGCTATAATTTTCATTGATTATTCCGGATTTAATTTACGTATTGCCAAATGGGCAAAAGAAAATAATTTCCAAACCAATTATTATATTTCACCGCAAATATGGGCTTCTAGAGAAGGTAGGATCGAGAAAATAAAAGCTACGGTGGATCACATGTATGTGATTCTCCCTTTTGAGAAAGAATTTTACGAAAAGAAACACAATTACCCAGTTAATTTCGTGGGGCATCCGTTATTAGATGCCATTGATAATAGACCTGAATTAAACGAAACTCAATTTAGGTCAGATAATGGCATAGATCCGATCAAACCAATTATAGCCTTGCTACCTGGCAGTCGCAAACAAGAAGTTCAAAAGATGCTGTCTTTGATGCTTTCTTTGACCAACGACTTTGCTGAATATGAATTTGTTATTGCAGGCGCACCAAGTTTAGACAAAGAATTTTACGCTGCTTTTCTTAGCAATGCGAATGTAAAGTTCATTCAAAATAAAACTTACGATTTACTATCTATATCAACCGCTGCCTTAGTTACCAGTGGCACAGCTACTTTAGAAACTGCATTATTCAAAGTGCCACAGGTGGTATGCTACAAAGCAAACTGGATTTCTTACCAAATTGCTAAACGTATTATCACTTTAGAATATATTTCTTTGGTCAACCTTATCATGAAAAAGGAAGTAGTTAAAGAATTAATACAAGATGATTTCACCAAACAGAACCTAAAAAAGGAACTGACCTTAATTTTAGATGGGGAAGCTAGAAGTAAACAACTGGCTGAATATGATGAGTTAATTGCGAAATTGGGTGGTTCTGGAGCTAGCGCCGAAGCTGCTTCGCTTATCATTGCAAATGCTAAAGTTTCATAG
- the surE gene encoding 5'/3'-nucleotidase SurE, producing the protein MEKPLILITNDDGITAPGLRMLITIMKKIGDVVVVAPDSPQSGMGHAITLDTALFSKKMKIDLDQDGIDEYSCSGTPADCVKLALQEILPKRPDICVSGINHGSNSSINVIYSGTMSAAVEAGIEGIPAIGFSLCDYSWNADFEQAHDFIHSIVTQALANGIPKDTVLNVNIPKLKKEEIKGIKVCRQAKANWKEKFDKRTNPMGKDYYWLTGEFELLDKGEDTDEWALANGYISVVPVQFDLTAHHVIQELNTWEL; encoded by the coding sequence ATGGAAAAACCACTGATTTTAATAACGAATGATGACGGAATTACTGCGCCTGGTTTACGCATGTTGATTACCATAATGAAAAAAATAGGCGATGTAGTTGTCGTAGCACCTGACAGTCCGCAATCTGGTATGGGTCATGCAATTACCTTAGATACTGCCCTTTTTTCTAAAAAAATGAAAATCGATCTAGACCAAGATGGTATTGACGAATATAGCTGCAGCGGTACACCTGCAGATTGTGTAAAATTAGCACTTCAAGAAATACTACCAAAAAGACCTGACATTTGTGTTAGCGGCATTAATCATGGCTCTAACTCTTCAATAAATGTTATTTATTCAGGCACTATGAGTGCTGCGGTAGAAGCGGGTATCGAAGGAATTCCCGCCATTGGTTTTTCTTTATGTGACTACAGTTGGAATGCTGATTTTGAGCAAGCTCATGATTTTATTCATAGTATTGTTACCCAAGCTTTAGCGAACGGTATACCGAAAGATACCGTGTTAAACGTAAATATACCTAAGCTTAAAAAAGAGGAAATAAAAGGTATTAAAGTTTGTAGACAGGCAAAAGCAAATTGGAAAGAAAAATTCGATAAGCGCACCAATCCGATGGGCAAAGATTACTATTGGCTTACCGGTGAATTTGAACTACTTGACAAAGGCGAAGATACCGACGAATGGGCATTGGCAAATGGTTATATTTCTGTTGTGCCTGTCCAATTCGATTTAACTGCCCATCACGTAATTCAAGAATTGAATACTTGGGAGCTTTAG
- a CDS encoding carboxy terminal-processing peptidase: protein MKRNLAYVLLLMLAAVASCSFTNKTFENDDKDKLLLDLITYVLEKGHYEPKALDDDFSVHVFEDFIDVIDPTKRYFIASDIAEFEKYKYQIDDEIKNTDITFFNVVYERLMERMGDAKGIYKEVLETPFDYSENESISIKYDEEPFAADRKELKERWRKQLKYATLGTYDSKISHMENEEIESTDEHDHTAHSPKEAEEESRKSTETTLDEFFDFVNDLERKDWFVQYINTIVDEFDPHTFYFAPEEKEKFDTSMSGKFEGIGARLQKKAEGAKIVEIISGGPVWRDARLEVGDEIIKVGQNGEEPINIVGMRLDDAIKLIKGAQGTIVDLTVKKVDGSLDVVSLTRDVVELEESYAKSANIIKGEEKFGIINLPKFYVDFNDYSERNAATDVAKEVDRLKEEGMEGLILDLRDNGGGSLKTVVEMAGLFIKDGPIVQVQSKDKGKDVYDDKDERIQWDGPLVILVNELSASASEILAAAMQDYKRAIVIGSKQTFGKGTVQNVIPLNNMLRSNEHGDLGAIKITTQKFYRINGGSTQLEGVKSDIVVPDRYSYIDLGERDQSNPLGWDKITPADYKPWDGYINYEKTIADSEKRMSTSQQIKLIEENAKWLKAEQDETEISLNFDTYKEEKNKDKEQSNYFKKLTDYDSKLTFKSLGYEEQLFTKDSVLREKRNRWHKNLAKDVYVEEAVNVLEDLKMNNIKQGKLASVKN, encoded by the coding sequence ATGAAAAGAAATTTAGCCTACGTACTATTGTTGATGCTCGCAGCTGTAGCGTCATGCAGTTTTACAAATAAGACTTTTGAAAATGACGATAAGGACAAATTGTTGTTAGATTTAATAACCTATGTGTTAGAAAAAGGACATTATGAACCAAAAGCGCTTGACGATGATTTTTCGGTACATGTGTTTGAAGATTTTATTGATGTAATCGATCCGACCAAAAGATACTTTATTGCATCTGATATCGCAGAATTCGAAAAGTACAAGTATCAGATAGATGATGAAATCAAAAATACAGACATCACATTTTTCAATGTAGTATATGAAAGATTGATGGAGCGTATGGGCGATGCAAAAGGAATTTATAAAGAAGTCTTAGAAACTCCTTTTGATTATTCTGAGAATGAAAGCATCAGCATTAAGTATGATGAAGAGCCTTTTGCTGCAGATAGAAAAGAGCTTAAAGAACGTTGGAGAAAGCAATTGAAATATGCGACTTTAGGTACGTATGATTCTAAAATTTCTCATATGGAGAATGAGGAAATCGAAAGTACAGATGAGCATGATCATACTGCGCATTCGCCAAAAGAGGCAGAAGAGGAGTCAAGAAAATCTACAGAAACTACTTTAGATGAGTTCTTTGATTTTGTAAATGATTTAGAACGTAAAGATTGGTTTGTACAATACATCAATACTATTGTTGATGAATTTGATCCACATACATTTTACTTCGCTCCAGAAGAGAAAGAGAAGTTTGATACGAGTATGTCAGGTAAGTTCGAAGGTATTGGAGCAAGACTTCAGAAAAAGGCTGAAGGTGCAAAAATCGTAGAAATTATTTCTGGTGGACCAGTATGGAGAGATGCACGATTAGAAGTTGGTGATGAAATTATAAAAGTTGGTCAGAATGGAGAAGAGCCTATTAATATTGTAGGTATGCGTTTAGACGATGCCATTAAATTGATCAAAGGTGCCCAAGGTACTATTGTAGATTTAACTGTTAAAAAGGTCGATGGTTCTTTAGATGTTGTTTCCTTAACGAGAGACGTTGTTGAATTAGAAGAGTCTTATGCAAAATCAGCGAACATTATTAAAGGAGAAGAGAAATTCGGAATTATTAATCTTCCAAAATTCTATGTTGATTTTAATGATTACAGCGAAAGAAATGCAGCTACAGATGTTGCTAAAGAAGTAGATCGTTTAAAAGAAGAAGGCATGGAAGGTCTTATTCTAGATTTACGTGACAATGGTGGTGGATCTTTAAAGACTGTTGTTGAAATGGCAGGTCTTTTCATTAAAGATGGTCCTATTGTGCAAGTGCAATCTAAAGATAAAGGTAAAGATGTGTATGATGATAAAGATGAAAGAATTCAGTGGGATGGTCCGTTGGTAATTCTTGTAAACGAATTATCTGCATCTGCATCTGAAATTTTAGCTGCTGCAATGCAAGATTATAAAAGAGCTATTGTAATTGGTAGTAAGCAAACATTTGGTAAAGGAACGGTACAGAACGTTATACCGTTGAACAATATGTTACGTAGTAATGAGCACGGCGATTTAGGTGCGATTAAAATTACGACTCAGAAATTCTATAGAATTAACGGTGGTTCTACTCAGTTAGAAGGTGTTAAGAGTGATATTGTTGTACCAGACAGATATAGCTATATTGATTTAGGAGAAAGAGATCAATCAAATCCGTTAGGATGGGATAAAATCACACCTGCTGATTATAAACCTTGGGATGGTTATATCAATTATGAAAAAACTATAGCCGATAGTGAAAAGAGAATGTCAACTAGTCAGCAAATTAAGTTGATAGAAGAAAATGCAAAGTGGTTAAAAGCTGAGCAAGATGAGACAGAAATTTCTTTAAATTTTGATACCTATAAGGAAGAAAAAAATAAGGATAAAGAACAATCGAACTACTTTAAAAAGTTAACCGATTACGATTCTAAACTTACATTTAAGTCTTTAGGCTATGAAGAGCAATTGTTTACTAAAGATTCTGTTCTACGTGAAAAGCGTAACAGATGGCATAAAAATTTAGCAAAAGATGTTTATGTTGAAGAAGCTGTAAACGTATTAGAAGATTTAAAAATGAATAACATTAAGCAAGGTAAACTAGCTAGTGTTAAGAACTAG
- a CDS encoding DoxX family protein: protein MNSQKSFYYIALGLFAIAVIGSIINSFLNYEMVAETFTKLGYPVYLIHVLGVFQSLGLILILFNKSHWALEWVYAGFFMNYTLGALAHLAIKDGNGASAVVCIVLLFVTYIQSKKIRNTNNELADFGKPEHAKFI, encoded by the coding sequence ATGAATTCTCAAAAATCTTTTTATTACATCGCATTGGGGCTTTTCGCCATCGCTGTTATAGGCTCAATCATCAATTCATTCTTAAACTATGAGATGGTTGCAGAAACATTTACAAAACTTGGCTATCCGGTTTATCTAATTCATGTTCTTGGCGTATTTCAATCTTTAGGTCTTATCTTAATTCTTTTCAACAAATCTCATTGGGCTTTAGAATGGGTATATGCTGGTTTCTTTATGAACTATACATTAGGTGCTTTGGCACATTTAGCCATTAAAGATGGTAATGGAGCATCTGCGGTAGTATGTATTGTACTGCTATTTGTAACATACATTCAAAGTAAAAAAATACGTAACACAAATAATGAGTTAGCTGATTTCGGGAAACCTGAGCACGCTAAATTCATTTAG
- the msrA gene encoding peptide-methionine (S)-S-oxide reductase MsrA: protein MANTNLEIATVGGGCFWCTEAVFQEVKGIHKVVSGYTGGKAPGRPTYREICSGLTGHAEVVQVTFDPAIISYEDILIIFMTTHDPTSLNRQGADAGTQYRSVIYFHNDEQEKKAKIVLNEMQAVYEEPIVTELSPLGIFYDAEEDHQDYYKNNSEQGYCQVVINPKLAKLRQLHADKLLS, encoded by the coding sequence ATGGCTAATACGAATCTAGAAATCGCCACAGTTGGTGGTGGTTGCTTTTGGTGTACCGAAGCGGTATTTCAAGAGGTAAAAGGTATACATAAAGTAGTTTCTGGATATACAGGCGGAAAAGCACCTGGAAGACCAACATACAGAGAAATCTGTTCTGGATTAACAGGTCATGCAGAAGTAGTTCAAGTTACTTTTGACCCCGCTATCATTTCTTATGAAGATATTCTGATTATTTTCATGACAACTCACGACCCTACCTCTCTAAACAGACAGGGTGCCGATGCTGGAACTCAATATCGTTCTGTTATTTATTTTCACAATGACGAACAAGAGAAAAAAGCAAAAATTGTATTGAACGAGATGCAAGCGGTCTATGAAGAACCTATTGTAACTGAATTAAGTCCTTTAGGTATTTTCTATGACGCAGAAGAGGATCATCAAGATTACTACAAGAACAATTCTGAGCAAGGCTATTGCCAGGTGGTTATCAACCCGAAGTTGGCAAAACTTAGACAGTTACATGCCGACAAGCTTTTATCATAG
- the msrB gene encoding peptide-methionine (R)-S-oxide reductase MsrB translates to MLTWKDVIHFSVNGNPEPDRRVEKTEQEWKEILTPEQFRVTRKKGTEAPHSGALCTAHEAGKYECVCCGTPLFDSTIKFESGTGWPSFTQPIKENAIKYHKDTTFGMIRVEVMCNTCDAHLGHIFPDGPEPSGLRYCINSESMQLEKEEANG, encoded by the coding sequence ATGTTAACTTGGAAAGATGTAATTCATTTTTCAGTGAATGGTAACCCTGAACCTGACAGAAGAGTTGAAAAAACAGAACAGGAGTGGAAAGAGATTTTGACACCTGAACAGTTTAGAGTTACTCGAAAAAAAGGTACTGAAGCTCCGCATTCTGGTGCGCTTTGTACTGCTCACGAAGCTGGTAAGTATGAATGTGTATGTTGTGGCACACCATTATTTGATTCTACTATTAAATTTGAATCTGGTACCGGGTGGCCTAGCTTTACACAACCCATTAAAGAGAATGCTATAAAATACCATAAGGATACAACCTTTGGTATGATACGGGTAGAAGTGATGTGCAATACGTGCGATGCCCATTTGGGACATATATTCCCAGACGGACCAGAACCTAGCGGATTACGCTACTGCATTAATTCTGAATCTATGCAATTAGAAAAGGAGGAAGCTAATGGCTAA
- a CDS encoding DNA/RNA non-specific endonuclease, with protein MAYRKKNGSLYSILILVCIVGFWLFENFYTPATYSENEEGVITNEFPKELLPSSTTGEIVNHEYFTLSYNEPYEQAEWVAYTLSKSHLTYDDRKRPYFIEDPFVSSKSADWRNYKGSGYDRGHLLPAGDRRFSLQAYNETFYTSNISPQDREFNAGIWNDLEQQTRRWAKQYGTLYVFTGGVLESGLEEIGEEDVDVPDTFYKIIARKKGDKIYTLSFLMPNKPQFTSLRNFVVSVDDIEKATGIDFFAKLTEKQQSAFEASKNTTGWKF; from the coding sequence ATGGCATACCGCAAAAAAAATGGATCTCTTTATAGTATTTTAATTCTTGTTTGTATTGTAGGTTTTTGGCTGTTTGAAAACTTTTATACGCCCGCAACATATTCTGAAAATGAAGAGGGTGTTATCACAAATGAGTTTCCGAAAGAATTACTGCCGTCATCAACAACAGGTGAAATTGTAAATCATGAGTATTTTACCTTGTCATACAATGAACCTTATGAACAAGCCGAATGGGTGGCGTATACACTTAGTAAAAGTCATTTGACCTATGATGATAGAAAGCGCCCTTATTTTATAGAAGATCCATTTGTCTCTTCTAAATCTGCAGATTGGCGAAACTATAAGGGGTCGGGTTATGACCGTGGACATTTATTACCTGCTGGTGATCGCAGATTCTCGCTACAAGCATACAATGAAACTTTTTATACGAGTAATATAAGTCCGCAAGACAGAGAGTTCAATGCTGGTATTTGGAACGACTTAGAGCAGCAAACAAGACGCTGGGCAAAACAGTACGGAACTTTATATGTGTTTACTGGCGGAGTGTTAGAAAGTGGATTAGAAGAGATCGGAGAAGAAGATGTAGATGTGCCTGATACTTTCTATAAGATCATTGCCCGTAAAAAAGGAGATAAGATTTATACCCTTTCTTTTTTAATGCCAAATAAACCTCAATTTACTTCTTTACGCAATTTTGTTGTGTCTGTTGATGATATAGAAAAAGCAACAGGAATCGATTTTTTTGCCAAACTAACAGAAAAGCAGCAAAGTGCTTTTGAAGCAAGTAAAAATACTACTGGGTGGAAGTTTTAG